In Methanosphaera sp. ISO3-F5, a genomic segment contains:
- a CDS encoding flavodoxin family protein translates to MKIVALMGSPRKNSNTDVLVDEMIRGAEENGHIVTKYCIGDLVVSPCRACGTCISGRDCVLDDDGLRVTHEIAESDALVLATPIYFGQMTGALKVLVDRFFGITNNPFINLDGKVALIFTHLGPRGYYDSYIDLTVVQPFRMNMHYDLLDIVDVGDLGNVYNQPDKLVEAYNVGKKF, encoded by the coding sequence ATGAAGATTGTTGCTTTGATGGGTAGTCCGCGTAAGAATTCAAATACTGATGTTTTGGTTGATGAGATGATACGTGGAGCCGAGGAGAATGGTCATATTGTTACCAAGTATTGTATTGGTGACTTAGTGGTTAGTCCTTGTAGGGCTTGTGGTACTTGTATAAGTGGTCGTGACTGTGTTTTGGATGATGATGGCCTGCGTGTTACTCATGAGATTGCTGAATCTGATGCATTGGTTCTTGCTACGCCTATTTATTTTGGTCAGATGACTGGTGCATTGAAGGTTCTTGTGGACAGGTTCTTTGGTATTACTAATAATCCGTTTATTAACTTGGATGGTAAGGTTGCATTGATTTTCACTCATCTTGGTCCTAGGGGTTATTATGATAGTTATATTGATTTAACGGTTGTTCAGCCTTTTCGTATGAATATGCATTATGATTTATTGGATATTGTGGATGTTGGAGATTTGGGTAATGTTTATAATCAGCCAGATAAGTTGGTTGAAGCATATAATGTTGGTAAAAAGTTTTAG
- a CDS encoding radical SAM protein yields the protein MLEITQGCTHNKCKFCNMYSGITFRPSPIEWIREDLMEIASVYPETSRLQLVGADPFCLDFNRLNNICDLVHEYLPHVEIMTMAARVDNMRNKSVEQLEILKDKGMSEVNIGVESGDDNTLKRINKGYKSKDILEQCGKLDDAGISYWLTFLNGAGGRSLSYDHASNSAEIFSQLHPIVVGTGGLVLFEGTVLRSEFDAGLFDMCSERELMEELLLFVENLDFDGRFITHHTSSMNLNTFNYKEDKKRIVESLRPGIENLDMNVLTDIRNNKIGL from the coding sequence TTGCTGGAGATTACGCAGGGCTGTACACATAATAAGTGTAAATTCTGTAATATGTACTCTGGGATTACTTTCAGGCCTTCTCCGATTGAATGGATTAGAGAAGATTTGATGGAGATTGCATCAGTTTATCCTGAAACTAGTCGGTTGCAGTTGGTTGGTGCTGATCCTTTTTGTCTGGATTTTAATAGGTTGAATAATATTTGTGACCTTGTCCATGAGTATTTGCCTCATGTTGAGATTATGACTATGGCTGCTCGTGTGGATAATATGCGCAATAAGTCTGTTGAACAGTTAGAAATTCTTAAGGATAAGGGTATGAGTGAAGTTAATATTGGTGTTGAGAGTGGTGATGACAATACATTAAAAAGAATAAATAAGGGCTATAAATCTAAGGACATTTTAGAGCAGTGCGGTAAATTGGATGATGCTGGTATCAGTTATTGGTTAACTTTTCTTAATGGTGCTGGTGGTAGAAGTCTCTCGTATGATCATGCCTCTAATAGTGCTGAGATTTTCAGCCAGCTACATCCTATTGTTGTTGGTACTGGTGGACTTGTACTCTTTGAGGGTACTGTTCTTAGAAGTGAGTTTGATGCTGGTCTTTTTGATATGTGTAGTGAGCGGGAGTTGATGGAGGAGTTGTTGTTGTTTGTTGAGAACCTTGACTTTGATGGTCGTTTCATCACTCATCATACCAGTAGTATGAATCTTAACACATTTAATTATAAAGAAGATAAAAAGAGAATAGTTGAATCTTTACGTCCGGGTATTGAAAACCTTGATATGAATGTTTTAACAGATATTAGAAATAATAAAATAGGATTATGA
- a CDS encoding 4Fe-4S binding protein has translation MAKIDRKKCENTNNCPEKAKCIEICPLKIIRNVNDMIIIGSVCVDCGECANICPKKAITI, from the coding sequence ATGGCCAAAATAGATAGAAAAAAATGTGAAAATACAAATAACTGTCCAGAAAAAGCAAAATGTATAGAAATCTGTCCATTAAAAATAATCAGAAATGTAAATGACATGATAATCATAGGAAGCGTCTGTGTTGACTGTGGAGAATGTGCAAACATTTGTCCAAAAAAAGCCATAACCATATAA